ACCAAATCATTAAGGACAGAGGTAGGAACTCGCATCGCATGTGCTTGAGAAACCTCATTGACCTTCGGCAGAATCGTATGGACACGTTGCTTCGATTTTGCAGACACATACATGATCGGAGCGTAATCCAGGTATTTAAATTCTTCGCGGATCAATTCTGTGAAGCGTTGCATCGTTTTGTCGTCTTTTTCAATAGCATCCCATTTGTTGACGATAATAATGACACCACGGCCAGCCTCATGTGCATAACCCGCGATCTTCTTGTCCTGCTCGATAATGCCCTCTTCCCCGTTAATGACAACAAGAACGACATCGGAATCTTCAATGGAACGCATCGCACGCATCACACTGTATTTTTCCGTTGTTTCATACACCTTCCCGCGCTTGCGCATACCTGCTGTATCTACGAGGATGTAGCTTTGTCCATCGCGCTCAAATGGCGTATCGATCGCATCACGGGTCGTTCCGGCAACCTCACTGACAATGACTCGCTCTTCACCGAGAATCGCATTCGTCAAGGAAGACTTCCCGACGTTTGGACGACCGATGATGGATACACGAATGATATCGTCTCTTTTCTCTTCGTCATCCTCTGCTGGGAAATGCTGAACCACGTCTTCCAGCATATCGCCCAAGCCAAGACCATGGCTACCCGAGACAGGGAATGGCTCGCCCAAGCCCAAGGAGTAAAAGTCGTAAATATCCGCACGCATTTCCGGATTATCCGCTTTGTTCACCGCGAGTACGACAGGTTTTCCTGTCCGATTCAGCATCCGTGACAGTTCAACATCCGCATCCGTCACACCTGTGCGGCTATCTGCAATCATAATGATGACATCTGCTTCGTCAATCGCAAGCTCTGCCTGGTAACGCATTTGTGTAAGAATCGCGTCGGTCTCGCCAAACTCGATTCCACCGGTATCAATCACATGGAAAGTATGAGTTAACCATTCACCTTTCCCGTACAGGCGGTCACGGGTTACTCCCGGCATATCCTCCACGATCGCGACGCGTTCGCCAATCAATCTGTTAAAAATCGTGGACTTCCCCACGTTGGGTCTCCCCACAATGGCTACCACTGGTAATCCCATAATCAACAACACTCTCTCTCATTTTACGTTTTGACTAACTAATCATACCATACACTACTTATGCCGAACAATGATAAGGGTATCGGCGCTCACTTCATGCACCATCCCGTCTAGTATCTTTTCCAGCGTGAAAGCTGTTTGCTGCATAACCTCCGTAGTAGACTCGATAAAAATCGGCACGCCACCCGCTATCCTGTCTTTGTTCGTCGTAATCGCCGCCAAGATTACTCCTGTCATGGCCTACAGCTCCTTTTTCACCATTCTAGTCTTCGTTGGCATTCGGAAGACGCTTTCGAGAATCGGGACTGCACGAATGACGGATGTTGCCCGGTCCACATCTTTTTCTTGCGGCAATAAAAATACCCCGAGTCTCCCTGACTGTATATCACGTTTTACCAATGGTGTTAGCGACGGCTCTCCCGTATCTGTATATACGCCGAGTTGCGTCGCGACATCGTGCAGAATCGCTTGCCGCTGTCCTGGGTGGGCAATCGTGACCTTGGCATTGGCATCCCTCGGTGTCACAATAAAACCCACGCCTTGCTCACGTATGATCTCTTGAGCATCTGCCAATCCGACGTTCATGATGTAAATGTCGTTCACATACAGGTCTCTTCCTTCCACTCTTACTTCGCCCGGCTCGATCTCCGCAATCAGCGACAGTGTTTTTCCAGAACGTAGCTTGCGAGAGATTATCAAGGCAATGACACCTGCAATGACACCCCCCCACCAATGAAAAAGGATGGTAGCCGTCGTTGTCACCAAAGAGGTAAACATGACCATGTAATTGCGTCCTTCAAACACCATTGCGATTCCTTCGATGTAGGGACCACCACGGGGTACCAGCTCCTGCTTGTCAATTGCCGTGAGCGTAGTCCGTTCCATGTTCCTGACATCGCGGAATTGTTGAGCTGCCACCGTCAAAAAAGTGACTGCCGTGTAATTCTCCTTAAGCAGAGCAGGAATCGCTAACGCTCCGAGTGCGGATGCAATCACTCCAAGTGAAACGTGAATAATTTTCCCGTGAGGATAGGTTGGATATTGTCGATAATCTGTTCGCAAAAGATGAATCCGGCACAAAATGCCGAACAGGAAGCCCAGAACTAAAGGAAAAACATATTCATAAGCTAACAATTGCTTCAACACCCTAGCATCACCTACCCGTATCGGAATGGGAAGACTCTGGTTCTGTTCTACCAAGGATACGACGAATCGCAGACCAGACTATGCTGACGAAAGCCCATAGGGATAGGCTACTCCATAGCAAATCTTGCGCATACTCCGATCCCCAATGACAGGAACCGGACAATTTCCAAAAAAATAGCGAATGGATCGCATCTGCCAGTGGCATGGAGAGCATAAGCTGAAACATCTGTCCCAGCTTTGTCCTGCTCATCAAAAAAATCGTACTGACTCCAACAGCGGGTACGATGATCCTCTCATCCCAAAACAGCAAGATCGGATCGGTAAAAAACAGCCAGCGGAGCCAAAAAAGCAAAAGGGCCGTTGCCAACGCACTCAGCAAGTACAATCTGCGTATTTTGGACATGAGCTTGGTGTAAAGGACAATGCATGCGATCAGTGGCAATATCGTTCCACTTAGACTAACTTGAATGGGGGCAAAATAGATTTCCCAGCTAACAAACGTACAAAATAAAAATGCGCTGATGACTGCGAGCACTCGTCTGCGTTCCATCTTCATGTTTCGTAGCTGTAAGTCAAAGCTTCCCATCCAGACAAGACACAGCAAAGACCACTGGATAAGGATCGCAACGGTTCCCTCGTTCATGTTCATCTCCTCAAATGATGGTTGTCTCCCCCAAAAGTATGCCTCAACCAAGGAAATTTCATGAATCGAATACTCGTCCACTAACTAACGTTGCGCCAATCTCTCCAATTGCATGTGACGAAGCCTAGCTCTCTCTGCTGTTTTTCCCGTGATCATAACAGGAGTACAAACGGCGTCAGCCAAACCTTTCATTCCTAGTGCCGTCATCGCCACACGAATTTGATGATGCCATCTGTCGACAGTAGACAAGCATTCTTCCAAAGATTCGCGTTGAACCAGACGCAGCATTGCCCCTGCCATCCCGACAGCGGACGCACCTAACGAAGCGGCTTTGACTACATCTAGTCCATGACGAACACCGCCTGTTGCGATGTACGATATTCCTGAATGACCGACAGTATTCGCTTCCAGCAAGCTCTCCACCGTCGTGAATCCCCAATCCTCGAACATGATGTGAGGATGATCACTTCGCATATTTTCGACTTGAGCAAAATTTGTTCCGCCTCTTCCACCCACATCGATTGCTCTGATCCCGATTTCTATGAGCTTTTCGATTGATTCCTTCGCCATGCCAAAACCGACTTCTTTGACTATAACCGGCACATCCAGACTCTCTCTGATCGCTTGAATCCGCTCGAGATAGCCACGAAAATCCCGATCTCCCTCAGGCATCAGTAGTTCTTGCATGGCATTCAGATGGATTTGCAGTCCATTCGCTTCTATCATCTCGACTGCTGCTATTGCCTGCTCTACTGTCGCCTCCGCCCCAACATTTGCAAACAAGATCCCCTGTGGATGTTCCCTTCTGACAATCCGATAGCTATCCGTAACATCTGGATCACGCAGAGCGGCCATTTGTGAGCCAACAGCCATAGCCAGATTGCGTTCTCTCGCAATGATCGCCAGTCTTTGATTGATCTGCGTAGTCCCACCAGCTCCCCCCGTCA
The window above is part of the Brevibacillus antibioticus genome. Proteins encoded here:
- a CDS encoding capping complex subunit for YIEGIA; the encoded protein is MTGVILAAITTNKDRIAGGVPIFIESTTEVMQQTAFTLEKILDGMVHEVSADTLIIVRHK
- a CDS encoding YIEGIA family protein produces the protein MLKQLLAYEYVFPLVLGFLFGILCRIHLLRTDYRQYPTYPHGKIIHVSLGVIASALGALAIPALLKENYTAVTFLTVAAQQFRDVRNMERTTLTAIDKQELVPRGGPYIEGIAMVFEGRNYMVMFTSLVTTTATILFHWWGGVIAGVIALIISRKLRSGKTLSLIAEIEPGEVRVEGRDLYVNDIYIMNVGLADAQEIIREQGVGFIVTPRDANAKVTIAHPGQRQAILHDVATQLGVYTDTGEPSLTPLVKRDIQSGRLGVFLLPQEKDVDRATSVIRAVPILESVFRMPTKTRMVKKEL
- a CDS encoding YphA family membrane protein, with product MNEGTVAILIQWSLLCLVWMGSFDLQLRNMKMERRRVLAVISAFLFCTFVSWEIYFAPIQVSLSGTILPLIACIVLYTKLMSKIRRLYLLSALATALLLFWLRWLFFTDPILLFWDERIIVPAVGVSTIFLMSRTKLGQMFQLMLSMPLADAIHSLFFWKLSGSCHWGSEYAQDLLWSSLSLWAFVSIVWSAIRRILGRTEPESSHSDTGR
- the fni gene encoding type 2 isopentenyl-diphosphate Delta-isomerase — encoded protein: MDRRSIRKLDHIRNALITGENGANSFDEVSFVPNSLPNAAFEETSLDTEIASLRLSSPIMINAMTGGAGGTTQINQRLAIIARERNLAMAVGSQMAALRDPDVTDSYRIVRREHPQGILFANVGAEATVEQAIAAVEMIEANGLQIHLNAMQELLMPEGDRDFRGYLERIQAIRESLDVPVIVKEVGFGMAKESIEKLIEIGIRAIDVGGRGGTNFAQVENMRSDHPHIMFEDWGFTTVESLLEANTVGHSGISYIATGGVRHGLDVVKAASLGASAVGMAGAMLRLVQRESLEECLSTVDRWHHQIRVAMTALGMKGLADAVCTPVMITGKTAERARLRHMQLERLAQR
- the der gene encoding ribosome biogenesis GTPase Der, with translation MGLPVVAIVGRPNVGKSTIFNRLIGERVAIVEDMPGVTRDRLYGKGEWLTHTFHVIDTGGIEFGETDAILTQMRYQAELAIDEADVIIMIADSRTGVTDADVELSRMLNRTGKPVVLAVNKADNPEMRADIYDFYSLGLGEPFPVSGSHGLGLGDMLEDVVQHFPAEDDEEKRDDIIRVSIIGRPNVGKSSLTNAILGEERVIVSEVAGTTRDAIDTPFERDGQSYILVDTAGMRKRGKVYETTEKYSVMRAMRSIEDSDVVLVVINGEEGIIEQDKKIAGYAHEAGRGVIIIVNKWDAIEKDDKTMQRFTELIREEFKYLDYAPIMYVSAKSKQRVHTILPKVNEVSQAHAMRVPTSVLNDLVTDATIRTPPPSDRGKRLKINYVTQATVKPPTFILFVNDPELMHFSYERYIENKIREAFVFEGTPVRIWTRKKT